The genomic DNA AAGTCCAGCCGGGCCTTTTCCACATTGGCCGCCGCACTGCGCAGTTGCGCGTTGTCCGCCTCCACCCCGCCTTGCTGCTCCCGCGCCCGTTCGACTTCCGCGCGCGCTGCCGCCACCTGGCTGATGGCCTGGTCACGGGTTGCCTGCGCCCCTTCAAGGCGACGTACCGACACGGTACCTGGGTCTTCTTCGATCAGCCGTTTGAGCCGCTCGGCATCCTGGCGGGCCTTGCGCTCGTTGGCCTGAGCCGCTACCAAGGCGGCCTGGGCCGAGTCAATGCCAGCGGTATTGGCGCCAATCTGCCGGCGTACCGTATCCAGATCTGCCTGGGCGCGGGTCAGGGCAATGCGGTACTGCTCCTGATCCAGCTCGAACAGCACATCACCCTGGCGCACTTGCTGGTTGTTGCCCACCGCCACGCGCTTGACCTGCCCGGCAACTTCAGCGGCCACAGGCACCACATAGGCTTGCAGACGAGCCTGTTGGGTGTAAGGCGTGAATCGGTCGGCAAGCAGGTACCAGACCAGGCTCACTATGATCAGCACCAACACCCAGTGCATGGCGCGGTCAGGGGGCGTGTCCACGGCGTCGCTCATCAGGGCTCACCTTGTTCAGGGTCGGCGGGGGCCGGCTCGTCCAGCAGGTCACCCCAATCGGTACGGTTTTCCATCTGCTGGCGGGTGGCCGGGTCAACGGGCTTGCGCTGGTTGTCCCAACCACCGCCCAGCGCTTTATACAGCGTCACCAGGCTGCTCACTGCGTTCCCCCGGCTGACCAGGTAGCCGTCCTGCTGCTGCAACAGCAGTTGCTGGGCATCGAGCACGCGCTGGAAATCGGCGAAGCCTTCCTGGTATTGGGCGCTGGCCAGGTTCAGCGAGCGCTGAGCGGCCTGCGAGGCGTCCTGGCGAATGCTGGCGCTCTGCAGCGAACGCACCAGACCACTGGCGGCGTCATCGGCCTCACGCGCAGCTTCACGCACCCCTTGCTGGTACAGCTCAATCAACTGCTGCAGGCGCGCATCCTCGACACGCACGGCATTCTTGCGGCGGCCGTAGTCGAAGGGGCTCCATATCAGGCTTGGCCCGGCAGCCAGGTCGAAGGTGTTGGGCAGTTGATTGGCCGATACGAAAGTCCAGCCGATGCTGCCCAGCAGGCTCAGCTGTGGATAAAGATCCGCGGTGGCCACCCCGACGAGTGCCGACTGCGCCGCCACGGCTTGCTCGGCGGCACGAATGTCGGGGCGCCGCTGCAGCAGGCTGGCGGGCACGTCCTGCAACACAGCCCGGTCCGGCAGCGGTAACTGGCCGTACCGCGCAGCCAGCTGCGGCAGTGGCCCGGGCGGTCTGTCAAGCAACGCGCAGAGCACATTGCGCAAGGCATTGAGCTGGTTTTCGAACTCGGGAATCGTGGCCTGAGTTGCCAGGTACTGGGTACGCGCCTGCTGCCAGTCGAGCTCGTCGTTCTCGCCGTGGCGGAACAGCCGCTCGGTAATTTCCAGGCTACGCGCCTGGCGCCTGGCGTTTTCCGTTGCGATCTGCAGCCGCGCCTCGGCGGTGCGCAGGGCAAAGTAGGTGTCGGCCACCTGCGCACGCATCAGCAGCATGGCGTCGGCGTAATTGGCCTGGGACGCGAAATAAGCGGCATCGGCGCTTTCGATGGCGCGGCTGAAACGCCCCCAGAAATCGATTTCCCACCCGATATCGAAACCCGCGCTGGACTGCCAGAACACCGAATCGCGGGCGCTGGCGGTGCCGGACTGGTCCTGTTTGAGGTACAGACTCTGCCCGCGCAGTTGCTGCAACTGTGGATAACGCCCGGTCTGGACGATGGCCAACTGCGCCCTGGCCTCGGCGACGCGCAGGCCGGCTACGCGCAGGCTGGTGTTATTGGCGTCGGCCTCGGCGATCAGTGCGTCCAAGGCCGGGTCGGCAAACACTGCCCACCACTGGCGCAGCTCCGGCTGCGCAGCCCTGCGCTGGGCCTGCTCGAGCAATGGCGTACTCCAGCTGCCCAGCCACGCGTGCCGGGGCGTCTCATAGTCCGGGCCGACCTGGGTGCAACCGGCCAGCACCATCAGCAGGCTCAACCCACAGCAGCGCCTGGGCATGGCAGGCCTTGGCTCAGGCTGCCGGCGGCGCAGGTTGCTCCGGCACCTGCAAGGCCACCCATTGCCAGAACAGCACGTAGGTCACAGCGAGGATCACCGGGCCGAGAAACAGCCCGATAATGCCCTTGACCACCATGCCGCCCAGCGCACCGATCAACACAACCGGCATTGGCACATCCACCCCGCGGCCCAGCAGCAAGGGTTTGAGAACGTTGTCGGCAAGCCCGGCGACGAAGGTGTAGACAGCGAACACGATAGTGGCCACGGTGAAGCCCTCGACGTTCAGTACGTAGATGATCACCGGCAAGGTGATCAACGTCGCCGGGGCCTGGGCGATCCCCAGCATGAGGATGAGAATGGCGAGCATGCCGGCACCTGGTACGCCTTTGATCACGAAGCCCACACCGATCAGCAGCATCTGGATGAAGGCGATGCCGATCACCCCTTGCGCCACCGCACGAATGGTAGCGGTACACAACGTGGCAAGCGGCTTGCCTCGCTCTTCTCCAGAAATCCGCATGGCGATGCGCTGTGCTGCGATCTCGCCACGATCACCAAAAGCCATGATCACGCCGGAAATGATAATCGCACCGACGAACAGCAGGAAGGCCCCGCCGGCACTGGCCGCCGCACCCAATGCCGTACGCCCGGCGCTCTTGAGCTGGGGCATCCATTGCGCAATCACATCGGCCAGGTTCTCGGAGGCTGACAGCCACAGCGCATGGACTTTCGGCCCGATCAGTGGCCAGTTGGCCACAGAGTCGGGCGGCACCGGCACGCTCCAGCTGTCGCTCCTGATCAGCGACACCAGGTGGTCTACCGATTCACCGATGGACATCACCACCAGGTAGATCGGTACCAGCAATACCACCAGCACCAGTAGCACCACCAGTGTCGCCGCATAGCCGTCCTTGAAACCTGAACCACGCTTGATGCGCTGGTACAGCGGATACAACGTCACCGCCAGGATCACCGACCACAGCATCAGCTCCAGGAATGGCTGGAAAACCTGAAAGGCAAATAGCACCAGGGCAGCCACCAGGCCTGCCTTGATGAGCACATCGAGCAGGCCCCGTGACCGGGCGCTGTCCAGTTTGATACTCGGCTGCATGACTCATCTCCTCGTGCTCAGTGCGCCAGGAGGCGCGATTCAGTGGTCCGTTCTGGGTGCAGGGTGCGAGATATCGCGCTCAGGCAGCTGCCGCGCCAGGGCCATCATCACCAGCGGCACTACCGCCATCGACAGGGTGATCGCGAGCACCAGCAGGTCGTGCACCTGTTGAGTCAGTACGTGATGTTCGTGCGCCATTTTGAATACGACGAACGCAAACTCTCCGCCCGATGCCAGTACCACCCCCAGGCACAGCGCCTGCGGGTGAGTCAGCCCACCCGCCAGCCGGCCCAACCCCCAGAGCAGCGGCAACTTGATGCCCACCAACAACAACGTCAGCCCCAGCACGGCCAGAGGCATGCCGAACAGCAGACGCAAATCGGCGCTCATTCCCACCCCGACGAAAAACAACCCCAGCAACAGGCCCTTGAGCGGCTCGATCTGGGTTTCCAGTTCGTGGCGAAACGGTGACTCGGCCATCAGTACACCGGCAAGAAAAGCGCCCAAGGCCATGGATACGCCCACATGCTCCATCACCCAGGCCGTGCCCAGCACCACCAGCAAGGCGGTGGCGGTCGACAGCTCAGGAAGGCCTGACCCGACTGTCCATCTGAACACCGGCGTCATCAGGTAACGGCCGCTGACGATCACCAGGCCAATGCCAAGTGACACCGCCAGCAGCGGCCAAGCGCGCTCATCGGTAGTGCTGACATCACCGCCGAGCAACGGCACGACGGCAATAAGCGGTATGGCGGCGATGTCCTGAAACAGCAGGATGGCCACGGCCAGGCGGCCGTGCGGTTTGCCCAGGTCCTTGCGTTCGGCCAGCACCTGCAGGCCGAACGCGGTGGACGACAGGGCAAGACCCAGCCCCAGAACGATGGACGCCGGTTTCGACTGGCCAAACACAGCGTACGCCAGCAAGCCAAGCACCAAGGCAGTCAGCCCGACCTGCAGCGTCCCGACACCAAAAAGCGCCCGCCGCATGGTCCACAAGCGCTGTGGTGATAGCTCCAGGCCAATCACGAACAGCAACATGACCACACCGATCTCCGAAATCCGTGCCACGTTGCCTGGGTTATCAAGCAGGCCAAATACCGAAGGGCCGATCAGAATGCCGGCAAGAAGATAGCCAGGCACCGCCCCCATCTTCAGACGCTGCGCCAGTGGCACCAGAAGTACCACGGCCAGCAGGAAGACCACTGTAGCCTGCAGCAGGCTGCCATCATGTGGCATAGGTTCGTACCCTTGCGACCATGCGCAGTGAGGGAATCAGAAACGCTCTTGGACCACTTTGAAGGGATAGGCTACAGCTTTGTACTTGCCGATCTTGCCCCGTTTGGGCAGCTTCACTACCTTGTCACCGGTAACGTCCTTGTAGGGAATGCGCGAAAGCAGATGGCTGATGATGTTCAGGCGAGCACGGCGTTTGTCGTCGGAGTGGGCCAGGAACCACGGTGCCCACGATGAGTCGGAGGCAGCGAACATCTCATCGCGGGCAAGGGTGTATTCGTCCCAGCGGGTGTAGGACTTAAGGTCCATGGGAGAGAGTTTCCATACCTTGCGGCCGTCATTGATGCGGTCCTGCAGGCGGCGGGTCTGCTCCTGGGCACTGACTTCGAGCCAGTACTTGATGAGGATGATCCCCGACTCGACCATCAGTTTCTCCAGCAAGGGCACCACCGCGAGGAACTTGCCGGCCTGCTCGTCGGTGCAAAAGCCCATCACCCGCTCAACGCCGGCGCGGTTGTACCAGCTGCGATCGAAGATCACCACCTCCCCCGCTGCCGGCAGGTGGTTGAGGTAACGCTGGGCATACATCTGGGACTTTTCCCGTTCAGTCGGCGCCGGTAGCGCCACCACACGGAACACTCGTGGGCTGACCCGCTCGGTGATGGCCTTGATGGTACCGCCCTTGCCAGCACCATCACGGCCCTCGAACACGATGCACACCTTCAGGCCCTTGGCCACGACCCATTCCTGCAGCTTCACCAATTCCACATGCAGGTTTTTCAGCTGTTTGTCATAGGCCTTGCCACCCAGCTTCTCGACAGGCGCCTGCAAGTCTTTCTTCCTGGACGGCTTGGCCATGACACGCTCCTTGGGGCGAATGAACAGTGAGTATGGTCGATCCCTGCCGTTTTACTTGGCCAACTTGCTGTAACTGGTCATCAGGTTGCGGTAGTCGGGAATGTGGTTGGAGAACAACGTGCCCAACCCTTCAACATCATTGCGCCAGTCGCGATGCAGCTCGCAGGCCACCCCGAACCAGGTCATCAGTTGCGCCCCGGCTGCCTCCATCCGCCGCCAGGCCGAATCACGGGTCAGCTCATTGAAGGTGCCGGAGGCATCGGTGACCACGAACACCTCGAAGCCCTCCTCCAGCGCCGACAACGCCGGGAAGGCCACACAGACTTCCGTGACCACCCCGGCGATCAGCAACTGCTTCTTGCCGGTGGCCTTCACCGCCTTGACGAAATCTTCGTTGTCCCAGGCGTTGATGTTGCCCGGCCGGGCGATGTAGGGGGCGTCGGGGAATTGCTCCTTGAGTTCGGGCACCAGCGGCCCGTTGGGGCCGGTTTCGAAACTGGTGGTGAGGATGGTGGGCAGCTTGAAGTACTCGGCCAGGTCAGCGAGCGCCAACACGTTGTTCTTGAAACGGTCGGGGTCGATGTCCCGAACCAGCGACAGCAGGCCGGTCTGGTGATCGACCAGCAAAACCGCAGTGTTGCTCTTGTCCAGACGCTTGTATTGGAAGGCCATGACCGATCTCCTTGCTAACGTTGGGGTGGGAGTTTCAGCGTAGGCAAGGATGGGGGGTGGGTAAGACCGTCAGTCGGTTCGCTTCTGGGTATGACACCTCCTCCTGAGATCAAACGTCTGCCAAGCGTGTACCTGCAATCACTTCACAAATTCCTGAACTAATTATTTCCCCCCAGCGATTTGTTCCCCCGCCAACCCCCACCAGAATCGCTTCACCACAATCACAATAACCGTGAGGCCACTCCCGTGGACCAGACACTTCAGGTACGGCAGGCCGCCGCCGACCTCGTAGCCGCCTTCGCCAGCAACGACACCGCCCGCTACTTCGCCTGTTTCAGCGAAGACGCCACCTTTCTTTTCCACACCTTGGCGCAACCGCTGCTGTCGCGCGGCGCCTACGAAGACCTCTGGGCCCAATGGCAGGCCGAGGGTTTTGCCGTGCTCGGCTGCCTTTCGAGCAATGCGCAGGTAAGCCTGCAGGGTGATGTGGCGATCTTCATGCACGATGTTGCCACGCACATCCGCATCGCCGGCGAGCAGCACCGACTGGCCGAGCGCGAAACCATCGTGTTCCGCCGCCACGGTGAACGCTGGCTGGCCTGCCATGAGCATCTGTCGGTCGTCACCGTAGCCTGATTCACCTTTACGCGGCCCTGCCGCCCTGCCATCGCACCCACAAGAGGGCCCGCGCACCGCGCCGGCCTACAACAACCGCGCTGGAGCATCACCATGAGCCACTCGACCGGTATCGAGACCAATGGCGTCGAACAGATCCCTGACGATCAACGCGACGCCTCCCCCCTGGACCTGTTCCGCCTGATCTTCGGCGGTGCCAACACCTTTGCCACCGCCGTGCTGGGTAGCTTCCCGGTACTGTTCGGGCTGTCGTTCCAGGCCGGGGTCTGGGCGATCCTGCTCGGCGTCGGCGTGGGTGCGCTGATCCTTGCGCCCATGGGCTTGTTCGGCGCGCTCAACGGCACCAACAACGCGGTGTCTTCGGGCGCCCACTTCGGCGTGCATGGGCGCATCGTCGGCTCGTTCCTGTCGCTGCTCACCGCCGTGGCGTTCTTCTCGCTGTCGGTATGGAGTTCCGGCGATGCCCTGGTCGGCGGCGCCAAGCGCCTGGCCGGGCTGCCCGAAACCGACCTGACTCTGGGCCTGGCCTACGGCCTGTTCGCCATCCTGGTGCTGGTGGTGTGCATCTTCGGCTTCCGCTTCATGCTGTGGGTCAACAAGGTTGCCGTGTGGGCCTCTAGCCTGCTGTTCCTGCTGGGTATCTTCGCCTTCGCCGGCCCGTTCGATGCGGGCTACGCCGGGAGCGTGAACCTTGGTCAGGCCGGATTCTGGGCGGCCTTCGTCGGCGCGGCGATTCTGGCCATGAGCAACCCGGTATCGTTTGGCGCCTTCCTCGGCGACTGGTCGCGCTATATACCACGGCAAACGCCGAAGGCGCGCATCATGCTGGCAGTGATCGCCGCCCAGGCCGCCACGCTGATCCCGTTCCTGTTCGGCCTGTGCACCGCCACCCTGGTGGCCACCCAGGCCGCGGACTACATCGCCGCCAACAATTACGTGGGTGGCCTGCTGGCGATTTCGCCTAGCTGGTTCTTCCTGCCGGTGTGCCTGATCGCGGTGATCGGTGGCATGTCTACCGGCACAACTGCGCTGTATGGCACCGGGCTGGACATGTCGAGCGTGTTCCCGCGCTTGCTCAGCCGCGCGGGCGCCACCGTACTGATCGGGGTAATGGCCATTGCCTTCATCTTCATCGGCCGCTTCACCTTCAACCTGGTGCAGAGCGTTTCGACCTTCGCCGTGCTGATCATTACCTGCACCAGCCCGTGGATGGTGATCATGATTCTCGGCCTGATCACCCGCCGCGGCTTCTACCACGCCGACGACCTGCAAGTGTTCACCCGCGGCCAACGCGGCGGCCACTACTGGTTCCTGCATGGCTGGAACTGGCGCGGCATGGGGGCGTGGATCCCCAGCGCGGTGGTAGGCCTGTGCTTCGTCAACCTGCCTGGGCAGTTCGTCGGCCCGCTGGGCGACCTGGCTGGCGGCATCGACGTGAGCCTGCCGGTAACCCTGGGCATGGCCGGTGTGCTTTACCTGCTGCTGCTCAACCTTTTCCCTGAACCTGCTGGTGTGTATGGCCCCAACGGCCCGCGCTGGGTGCGCTGCAAAAGCACCGCGCACATGCCGGTGCTGAACCCGGCCGAAATGGCCTGACTGGATAACGATCATGACCACTTCCCACTACATTGCCGGCCGCTGGGTCGAAGGCCAGGGCAGCGACTGCATCAGCGTCAATGACCCTGCATTGGGCCAACCTTTCGCCGAACTGATGGCCGCCAGCGTTGCCCAGGTCGACCTGGCCGTTGCGGCGGCGCGCGAAGCCCTGCCCACCTGGAAGCAGGTCAGCGCCAACGAGCGTGCGGCCTACCTGCGCGGTTTTGCCGAGCAGCTCGGGCAACGCCGTGAAGCATTGATCAACCTGCAAATGCGCAACAACGGCAAGCCTCGCCATGAGGCCGAAATCGACTTGGACGATGCCATAGCCACCTTCGCTTATTACGCCGACCTGGCCGAGCAACTGCCGGAAAGGAATCGCGAAGTGGCGCTGGCCGCACCGGGCTTCACTGCCCGCACCCGGCTGGAGCCGGTGGGTGTGGTTGGCCTGATCGTGCCGTGGAACTTCCCGCTGGTGACCAGCGCATGGAAGCTGGCACCGGCCTTGGCTGCAGGCTGCACCGTGGTGCTCAAGCCTTCGGAAGTCACCCCGCTGATCGAGCAGGCCTACGGCCAGATCGCAGATACCCTGGGCCTGCCTGCCGGCGTGCTGAACATTGTCAACGGCAAGGCCGAGACTGGCGCCGCACTAAGCAGCCACAGCGGCCTGGACAAGCTGTCGTTCACCGGCAGCAACAGCGTCGGCAGCCAGGTGATGCGCAGCGCATCGGCACAGTGCCGACCCGTGACCCTGGAGTTGGGCGGCAAATCGGCAATCGTGGTGTTCGATGATTGCGATGTGGACCAGGCGGTAGAGTGGATCGTCGCCGGCATCACCTGGAACG from Pseudomonas putida includes the following:
- a CDS encoding aldehyde dehydrogenase family protein, producing the protein MTTSHYIAGRWVEGQGSDCISVNDPALGQPFAELMAASVAQVDLAVAAAREALPTWKQVSANERAAYLRGFAEQLGQRREALINLQMRNNGKPRHEAEIDLDDAIATFAYYADLAEQLPERNREVALAAPGFTARTRLEPVGVVGLIVPWNFPLVTSAWKLAPALAAGCTVVLKPSEVTPLIEQAYGQIADTLGLPAGVLNIVNGKAETGAALSSHSGLDKLSFTGSNSVGSQVMRSASAQCRPVTLELGGKSAIVVFDDCDVDQAVEWIVAGITWNAGQMCSATSRLLVHDGIADALLPRLQQALETLRVGNPLTEEVDMGPLTSQAQWLKVASYFATAREEGLQCLAGGKALDRDGWFVSPTLYADVPVDSRLWNEEIFGPVLCARRFSTEADAITEANDSRFGLVATVCSADLERAERVADALEVGHVWINSVQAVFVETSWGGTKGSGIGRELGPWGLSGYLSVKHVTRCLG
- the ycaC gene encoding isochorismate family cysteine hydrolase YcaC, whose translation is MAFQYKRLDKSNTAVLLVDHQTGLLSLVRDIDPDRFKNNVLALADLAEYFKLPTILTTSFETGPNGPLVPELKEQFPDAPYIARPGNINAWDNEDFVKAVKATGKKQLLIAGVVTEVCVAFPALSALEEGFEVFVVTDASGTFNELTRDSAWRRMEAAGAQLMTWFGVACELHRDWRNDVEGLGTLFSNHIPDYRNLMTSYSKLAK
- a CDS encoding purine-cytosine permease family protein; amino-acid sequence: MSHSTGIETNGVEQIPDDQRDASPLDLFRLIFGGANTFATAVLGSFPVLFGLSFQAGVWAILLGVGVGALILAPMGLFGALNGTNNAVSSGAHFGVHGRIVGSFLSLLTAVAFFSLSVWSSGDALVGGAKRLAGLPETDLTLGLAYGLFAILVLVVCIFGFRFMLWVNKVAVWASSLLFLLGIFAFAGPFDAGYAGSVNLGQAGFWAAFVGAAILAMSNPVSFGAFLGDWSRYIPRQTPKARIMLAVIAAQAATLIPFLFGLCTATLVATQAADYIAANNYVGGLLAISPSWFFLPVCLIAVIGGMSTGTTALYGTGLDMSSVFPRLLSRAGATVLIGVMAIAFIFIGRFTFNLVQSVSTFAVLIITCTSPWMVIMILGLITRRGFYHADDLQVFTRGQRGGHYWFLHGWNWRGMGAWIPSAVVGLCFVNLPGQFVGPLGDLAGGIDVSLPVTLGMAGVLYLLLLNLFPEPAGVYGPNGPRWVRCKSTAHMPVLNPAEMA
- a CDS encoding HlyD family secretion protein, translated to MSDAVDTPPDRAMHWVLVLIIVSLVWYLLADRFTPYTQQARLQAYVVPVAAEVAGQVKRVAVGNNQQVRQGDVLFELDQEQYRIALTRAQADLDTVRRQIGANTAGIDSAQAALVAAQANERKARQDAERLKRLIEEDPGTVSVRRLEGAQATRDQAISQVAAARAEVERAREQQGGVEADNAQLRSAAANVEKARLDLARTVVRADANGLITDLRTDVGHYVPAGSAMMTLIAIHDVWISADMTENNLGRLRPGTPVLVVLDAIPGRVLQGHIRSIGYGVSVGQGTPPGALPTVQNSREWLRSAQRFPVIVELDRDQLADRSGLRVGGQAEVMALPGEGNPLSLLGRVFMWLMSWLSYAY
- a CDS encoding YybH family protein; translation: MDQTLQVRQAAADLVAAFASNDTARYFACFSEDATFLFHTLAQPLLSRGAYEDLWAQWQAEGFAVLGCLSSNAQVSLQGDVAIFMHDVATHIRIAGEQHRLAERETIVFRRHGERWLACHEHLSVVTVA
- a CDS encoding AI-2E family transporter; translated protein: MQPSIKLDSARSRGLLDVLIKAGLVAALVLFAFQVFQPFLELMLWSVILAVTLYPLYQRIKRGSGFKDGYAATLVVLLVLVVLLVPIYLVVMSIGESVDHLVSLIRSDSWSVPVPPDSVANWPLIGPKVHALWLSASENLADVIAQWMPQLKSAGRTALGAAASAGGAFLLFVGAIIISGVIMAFGDRGEIAAQRIAMRISGEERGKPLATLCTATIRAVAQGVIGIAFIQMLLIGVGFVIKGVPGAGMLAILILMLGIAQAPATLITLPVIIYVLNVEGFTVATIVFAVYTFVAGLADNVLKPLLLGRGVDVPMPVVLIGALGGMVVKGIIGLFLGPVILAVTYVLFWQWVALQVPEQPAPPAA
- the ppk2 gene encoding polyphosphate kinase 2, which codes for MAKPSRKKDLQAPVEKLGGKAYDKQLKNLHVELVKLQEWVVAKGLKVCIVFEGRDGAGKGGTIKAITERVSPRVFRVVALPAPTEREKSQMYAQRYLNHLPAAGEVVIFDRSWYNRAGVERVMGFCTDEQAGKFLAVVPLLEKLMVESGIILIKYWLEVSAQEQTRRLQDRINDGRKVWKLSPMDLKSYTRWDEYTLARDEMFAASDSSWAPWFLAHSDDKRRARLNIISHLLSRIPYKDVTGDKVVKLPKRGKIGKYKAVAYPFKVVQERF
- a CDS encoding efflux transporter outer membrane subunit, yielding MPRRCCGLSLLMVLAGCTQVGPDYETPRHAWLGSWSTPLLEQAQRRAAQPELRQWWAVFADPALDALIAEADANNTSLRVAGLRVAEARAQLAIVQTGRYPQLQQLRGQSLYLKQDQSGTASARDSVFWQSSAGFDIGWEIDFWGRFSRAIESADAAYFASQANYADAMLLMRAQVADTYFALRTAEARLQIATENARRQARSLEITERLFRHGENDELDWQQARTQYLATQATIPEFENQLNALRNVLCALLDRPPGPLPQLAARYGQLPLPDRAVLQDVPASLLQRRPDIRAAEQAVAAQSALVGVATADLYPQLSLLGSIGWTFVSANQLPNTFDLAAGPSLIWSPFDYGRRKNAVRVEDARLQQLIELYQQGVREAAREADDAASGLVRSLQSASIRQDASQAAQRSLNLASAQYQEGFADFQRVLDAQQLLLQQQDGYLVSRGNAVSSLVTLYKALGGGWDNQRKPVDPATRQQMENRTDWGDLLDEPAPADPEQGEP
- a CDS encoding monovalent cation:proton antiporter-2 (CPA2) family protein: MPHDGSLLQATVVFLLAVVLLVPLAQRLKMGAVPGYLLAGILIGPSVFGLLDNPGNVARISEIGVVMLLFVIGLELSPQRLWTMRRALFGVGTLQVGLTALVLGLLAYAVFGQSKPASIVLGLGLALSSTAFGLQVLAERKDLGKPHGRLAVAILLFQDIAAIPLIAVVPLLGGDVSTTDERAWPLLAVSLGIGLVIVSGRYLMTPVFRWTVGSGLPELSTATALLVVLGTAWVMEHVGVSMALGAFLAGVLMAESPFRHELETQIEPLKGLLLGLFFVGVGMSADLRLLFGMPLAVLGLTLLLVGIKLPLLWGLGRLAGGLTHPQALCLGVVLASGGEFAFVVFKMAHEHHVLTQQVHDLLVLAITLSMAVVPLVMMALARQLPERDISHPAPRTDH